Within the Microbispora sp. ZYX-F-249 genome, the region CGTCGGCCATCGAGACCCGCTGCTTGCGCCGCCCGCCCGGGATGCCCGAGCCGCCCCGCTGCGCCCCGCCGATCGGCGCCTGCCGGGCCGCGCCGTCCGGATCCATTCCTGTGCCGCTCCCGCCTGCTCGCCCCCGTCGCCGGAGATCGTACGCCGCGATCCGGCCGGATGTGGCCCCGGGCCCTTGACCTTCCATAGGGCCGGTGCCACCATACCGCGACAGAAGTTTACGTAAACATAACCTCGGCGACTCGAGACATCACCCTCCGCGACGATCGGCCCCGACACTCGTTCGCTCCGGATGTTCACGTAAACATGCCGGCACCGTGGACACGTTGCGGAGAGGAGCGAACCGGTGGTCTCGGAAGGGCATTCGGACGTTCGGGGAGGCCGGGCCGCCGGACGCCGGTCATGGGCAGGCTGGCAGTTCGTCGCGCCGTTCATGGCGGTGTTCGCGCTGGTCTTCCTGGCTCCGATCGCGTACTCGCTCTACCTGAGCCTGTTCCGCACCCGGCTGATCGGCGGGACGTCCTTCGTCGGCGCCGACAACTACGTCAGGGTCCTGCGGGACCCGCAGTTCTGGTCGGCGTTCGGGCGCGTCGCGCTCTTCCTGGTCGTCCAGGTGCCGATCATGCTCTTCCTCGCGCTGCTGGTCGCCCTCGCGATCGACAGCGGCAGGTTGTACGGGTCGGCGTTTTTCCGGATCTCGGTGTTCCTGCCGTACGCGGTGCCCGCCGTCGTCGCCACGCTGATGTGGGGTTTCATGTACGGCACCAGGTTCGGCCTCATCGGCAACATCAACGAGGCGTTCGGGCTCTCGCTGCCCGATCCGCTGTCGCCCGATCTGATCCTCGCCTCCGTCGGCAACATCGTGACCTGGGAGTTCGTGGGCTACAACATGCTGATCCTCTACTCGGCGCTGCGGGTGGTGAGCCCTTCTCTGTACGAGGCCGCCGCGCTCGACGGGGCCGGCCAGTTCCGGATCATCTGGGCGATCAAGCTGCCCGCCCTGCGCGGCGCGCTGCTGATCGCCACGATCTTCTCGATCATCGGCAGCTTCCAGCTGTTCAACGAGCCGAGCATCCTCAAGACGATCGTGCCGAACTCGATCATCACGTACTTCACGCCGAACTACTACGCCTACTCGCTGTCCTTCCAAGGTCAGCAGTTCAACTACTCCGCCACCGTGGCCATCGTCATGGGGATCATCACGATGATCGTCGCCTACCTCGTCCAGCTGCGCGGCATGCGGAAGGCGGTGTGAGCCGTGGCGACCTCCACTCCCACCGCCGGCCGTTCGAAGACCATCGCGGCCCGGGGCCCGCTGGTCGTCCGGCGGCGCCGGTCCCCGCGGGGCCGCCGCAGCGCGACGCTGACCGTGCTGACCGCGCTCGTGCTCGTCTACACGCTGCTTCCGCTGGTGTGGCTGGCGATCAACGCCACCAAGACCCAGGAGGGGCTGCTGGGCTCCTTCGGCCTGTGGTTCGCCGGCGACTTCGCCCTGTTCGACAACATCGCCGCGACTTTCGCCTACGGCGACGGCATCTTCGTCCGCTGGCTGCTCAACACCCTGCTGTACGTGGTCGCCGGGGCGGGCGGGGCGACCCTGCTGGCGGCCCTCGGCGGTTACGGACTGGCGAAGTTCGACTTCCCCGGCAGGAAGGCGGTGTTCGCCGTCGTGATCGGGGCGGTGGCGGTGCCCGGCACGGCGCTGGCCGTCCCCACGTTCCTGATGTTCTCGAAGATGGGCCTGACCGACACGCCGTGGGCGATCATCATCCCGTCGCTCGTCTCGCCGTTCGGGCTCTACCTGATGTGGACCTTCGCCACCGACGCCGTGCCGGAGGAGATCCTGGAGTCGGCGCGGGTGGACGGCTCGGGCGAGTTCCGCACCTTCTTCCGGATCAGCCTGCCGCTGCTGGCGCCCGGCCTGGTCACGGTCCTGCTGTTCAACGTGGTCGCCACCTGGAACAACTACTTCCTGCCGCTGATCATGCTGAAGGACCCCGGCTGGTACCCCCTCACCGTCGGGCTGAAGTCGTGGAACCAGCAGGCCCTCACGGCGGGCGGCGAGGCCGTCTTCAACCTCGTGATCACCGGATCGCTGCTCACCATCGTCCCGCTGATCGCGGCGTTCCTGCTGCTCCAGCGCTACTGGCAGTCGGGCCTGGCCGCCGGAAGCGTCAAGGAGTGAACGGCGCAGGACGCATCGGCATGGAACGACCGCCCCCATCGACGTCCGCCTCCCCCGACAACCCAGAAAGGCACACCCCATGGCGATAACCCGCCGTCGCGCCCTCCTGCTGGGCGCGGCCCTGACCGTGTCGCTCACCGCCGGCGCCTGCGGCTCCTCCGATTCCTCCGGCGGCAGCGGCTCCGCGGGCGACGCCGCCGCCCCCGCGGCGTCCGCGGCCGTCTCCGGCGCCGACATCGAGAAGGCCCTCGACACCGGCGGCTCGATCACCGTCTGGGCGTGGGAGCCGACGCTCAAGCAGGTCGTCGAGGACTTCCAGGCGAAGTATCCCAAGGTCAAGGTCAACCTGGTCAACGCCGGCACCGGCAACGACCAGTACACCGCCCTGCAGAACGCGGTCAAGGCCGGCTCCGGGGTTCCGGACGTCGCCCAGGTGGAGTACTACGCCCTGCCGCAGTTCGCCCTCGCCAAGTCGGTCGCCGACCTCGGCGCCCTCGGCGCGGGCACACTGGACGGCACCTTCACCCCCGGCCCGTGGAGCTCGGTGCACGTCGGCGACGGCATCTACGGCCTGCCCATGGACTCCGGCCCGATGGCCCTGTTCTACAACAAGGAGGTCTTCGACAAGTACGACCTCGAGGTGCCCGCCACCTGGGACGAGTTCGCGGCGGCCGCGGAGAAGCTGCACAGGGCGAACCCGAAGGCGTACATCACCAACGACGCGGGCGACGCGGGCTTCACCACCAGCATGATCTGGCAGGCGGGCGGCAAGCCGTACACCGTCGACGGCACCACGGTCGGGATCGACTTCACCGAGCCGGGCACCCGGAAGTTCACCGCCCTTTGGCAGAAGCTGATCGACGGCAAGCTGCTCGCGCCGGTCACCAGCTGGAGCGACGAGTGGTACAAGGGCCTGGGCGACGGCACCATCGCCGGCCTGGTCATCGGCGCGTGGATGCCCGCCAACCTCGAGTCCGGGGTCAAGGCCGGCGAGGGCAAGTGGCAGGTCGCGCCCATGCCGCAGTGGGAGGCCGGCGGCAGGGCCACCGCCGAGAACGGCGGCAGCTCGCTGGCGATCCCCGAGGCCGGCCCGAACAAGGCCCTCGCCTACGCCTTCCTCAAGTACGCCACGGTGGACGAGGGGGTGCGGGCCCGGGTCGACGGCGGCGCCTTCCCCGCCACCACCGCCCAGCTGCAGGACCCGAGGTTCCAGGACAAGGAGTTCCCCTACTTCGGCGGCCAGAAGGTGAACAAGGTGCTCGCCGAGTCCGCCTCCCAGGTCGTCGGCGGCTGGTCCTACCTGCCCTTCCAGGTCTACGCCAACAGCATCTTCAACGACACGGCCGGCAAGGCCTACACCTCCTCCACCACGCTGCAGGACGGCCTGAAGGCCTGGCAGGACGCCTCGCTCACGTACGGCGAGGAGCAGGGCTTCACCATCAAGCAGTAGTCACCGGCGCGATCGCCGCCGCCGTTCCGCGGGGGCACGGCGGCAGGGCGGAAGACCGCGTAACCATCAGTCGAAGGAGACGTTGTGCACTCTGACCACGGCCACCGGTGGCTGCGCTGGCCGTCCGAGCCCGGACGGGCCCGGATGGCGTTCGGCGCCGACTACAACCCGGAGCAGTGGCCTCGCGAGATCTGGGACGAGGACATGCGCGCGATGCGCGCGGCCGGAGTGAACATCGTCTCCTTGGCGATCTTCTCGTGGGCGCGGATCCAGCCCGGCGAGGACGTGTGGGACTTCGACTGGCTCGACGAGGCGATGGACCTGCTGCACGCCAACGGCATCGCGGTCGACCTGGCCACGGCGACGGCGTCGCCGCCGCCGTGGCTGACGGCCGGGCACCCGGAGATCCTCCCGGTGGACCGGCACGGCCACACGGTGTGGCCGGGTGCGCGGCAGCACTGGAGGCCGACCTCGCCCGTCTTCCGCACGCACGCGCTGCGGCTGACCCGGGCCCTCGCCGAGCGCTACGGGGGCCATCCCGCCCTCGCCGCCTGGCACGTCTCGAACGAGCTCGGCTGCCACAACGTCTACGACTTCTCCGACGACGCCGCGGCCGCCTTCCGTGAGTGGCTGCGAGCCAGGTACGGAACGCTCGACGAGCTGAACCGCGCCTGGGCGACCTCGTTCTGGTCCCAGCGTTACAGCGACTGGTCGCAGATCCTGCCGCCGCGCCTGGCGGCCTCCTTCCCCAACCCCACCCAGCAACTGGACTTCACGCGGTTCTCCTCCGACGCGCTGAAGGACCACCTGCGCGCGGAACGGGACATCCTGCGCGAGCTGACCCCGGATGTCCCCGTGACCACGAACTTCATGGTCATGGGAGAGACCAAGGGCATGGACTACGCCGACTGGGCCGGCGAGGTCGACTTCGTCTCCAACGACCACTACCTGCTGACGGGCGCGCAGGCCCGGGACGAGCTGTCCTTCTCGGCGAACCTCACCGGCTCGCTCGCCGGCGGACGGCCATGGTACCTGATGGAACACGCAACCAGCGCGGTCAACTGGCAGCCGGTCAACCTGGCCAAGAGGCCCGGCGGCCTGGCCCGCGACTCCCTCACCCATGTCGCGTACGGCGCCGACGCGGTCTGCTTCTTCCAGTGGCGGCAGTCGGCGGGCGGCGCCGAGAAGTACCACTCGGCGATGGTCCCGCACGCGGGCACCGACAGCGAGGTGTTCCGGTCGGTGGCCGGCCTCGGCGCCACGCTGGCCGCCCTCGCGCCGGTCGCGGGCACCCGGCGCCGCCGCGCTGACGTCGCGATCGTGTTCGACTGGGACTCCTGGTGGGCGAGCGAGCTCGACTCCCACCCCACCTCGCTGCTGCGGTACCGCCAGGAGGCCCTCGACTGGTACACCGCACTCCTCGACGCGGGCGTCCGGGTGGACGTGGTCGACGTGGACGACGACCTCTCCGGCTACCGGCTGCTCGTGGCGCCGATCCTGCACGTCGTGCCCGCCGCCCTGGCCCGGCGGCTGGAGGACTGCGTCGCCTCCGGCGGCCACCTCGTCACCACCTACTTCTCCGGCATCGTGGACGAGCACGATCACGTGTGGCTCGGCGGCTACCCCGGAGCCCTGCGCGACCTGCTCGGCATCCGCATCGAGGAGTTCGGTCCCCTGCCGGACGGTGACTCCGTCGACCTGGACCTCGGCGTGTCCGGCACCCTGTGGACCGACCGGATCGATCTCGCCGGCCCGGCGACCGAGGTCCTCGCGACGTACAAGACCGGGGACCACGCCGGGCGCCCCGCCATCACGACCCGCCGTACGGGCGCGGGCTCGGCGTCGTACGTCTCCACCCGCCTCGGCCCGGAGGGTCTCGGGGCCGTACTCCCCCGTCTGCTGGACACCGCCGAGGTCTCCTCGGAGCTGCCCCCCGAAGCCCGCGGCCTGGTCGACCTGGCCGTCCGCACGGACGGAACCGACGACTACTGGTTCCTGGTCAACCGCACGGACGGGCACGTCGACGTCTCCGCGGTCCCCGGCGACCCGCTCCACGGCCCCGCCCTGGCCACGGACACGACCCTGGCCCCCCGGCAGGTCCGGATCCTCCGCCGCGCCCGCGACCAGCGGGACCGCCGGTGATCGCGACCGGGGTCAGACCTCCCCGACGACGGCGAACACCGCGCGGGCCTCGGCATCGTCCGGCAGGCGCCATCCGGCCGTGATGTGCCCCCGCGCCCCGGCGGCGTCCTGCGCGCCGGGCCGCAGGACCCGGGTCACGCGCATGACCAGCCGCTCCCCCGGCCCGCCGTCCGCGGCGGTGCGCACGACGACGTCGGTGCCGTGCGGTCCGTCGTCCGTGGTCGCCGACAGCATCGAACCCCAGGCGGGACTTCCGGTGACGCTCCTGGTCACGGTGGGATCGGGGGTGTCGCTCTCGTTCTGGTGCTGCGGCTTGGCATCGCCTCGGAACACGGCGAGAAGCTGGGCGAGGAGGACCGGGTCGTGGGTTCCGTCGTAGATCCATCGCCGGCCCAGGACCCCGTGCTCCCCCGTGCCGATGAGGGCGTGCTCGGCTCCCTCCAGCGGCGCCCCCCGGTAGGTGAGCGGGACGTGGTAGGAGACCGGCCGGTCGCCGGCCGCGTCGTTGACCACCATGAACTCCATCCCGACCTCGCCCTCGGGATCGTCGAGCCGGAAGCCGCCGGCCTTCGTCAGCTCCGGCCGGCGCCCCGGCGCCTGGTACCAGGCCCGGCCGGGCAGCCACGACGTGAGCAGCTCCAGCTTGCCGGGCGTCAAAGTGGTGTGATGAATGACAGCCATACCGCGCAGGCCCTCCGTCGGCGTCCCGTCCCCGTGTTCCCCGGCGTCACCGCCCGGGGCCGAACATCGTCTCACAGCGTGCGGCGGCGGTGAGCGAAGACGGCGCGGTCGCGGTCCGCGTCATGCGGCGGGCGTCCGCACCGCCGGTTTCCTGTCCCGCGTCCCCGGGTCACCGGGGCTGCGCGAGCTGGAAATCGGCCGCCTGACGGGTGAACAGGCGGGCGTACCGCCCGCCGAGGGCCATCAGCTCGTCATGCGTGCCTTCCTCGGCTGTCCGGCCGTCGGCGAGGACGACGATGTGGTCGGCGTCGCGCACGGTGTTGAGACGGTGCGAGATGAGAAGGCTCGTACGGCCGCTGCGGTAGCCGCGGAGCCGCTGGTGGACGGCGTATTCGGCCTCGGGGTCGAGTCCCGAGCTGGGCTCGTCGAGGATGAGCAGGTCGGCGGTGTCCGCGCGGAGGAGCGCGCGGGCGAGGGCGACGCGCTGCCACTGTCCGCCGGACAGCAGCACGCCCTGGCCGGGGTCCCCGTCCTGTTCGGCGGCGAAGAAGCGGGACAGGAGGGTGTCGTAGCCGCGGGGAAGCCGTGCCAGTGTGTCGTGGACGTCCGCCCGGCGGGCCGCCTCGTGGATCCGTTCCGGCCGGTCGAGGGAGCCTATGTCGCCGACCGCGACGTTCTCGGCCGCGGTCAGGTCGTAGGCCATGTAGTCCTGGAACACCGCTCCGATCCGGCGGCGCAGGTCGTCGACACGCAGGTCGCGCAGGTCGGTGCCGTCCCAGCGGACGCTGCCGCGCCCGGGGTCGTACAGGCGGCACAGAAGCTTGACGATCGTGCTCTTGCCCGCGCCGTTGAGGCCGACCAGGGCCACGCTCCGCCCGTACGGGATGGTCAGGTTCAGGCCGCGGAGCACCCAGGGATGGCCGGGGTCGTACCGGAACCAGACGTCGCGGAGCTCGACGCCGTGCCGCAGCGGTGTCACGTCGCCGCCGGCGACGGGTTCGGGCAGGTCGGGGCCGACGGCGACGACGTGGGCGTAGTGGCCGGCCAGGACGAGCGCCTCGTTCAGCTGGGCCAGTTGCGTCACCACGCCGGACAGGGACGACTGCGTGCCCGCCACGGCCGCGGTGAGGACGGCCAGGTCGCCGATGCCGGCCCCGCCCGCCTCGATCCGGGCGACCAGCACGATCAGCGCGGCGCCCGCGATGACCGCGCTGAGCGCGGTCATCGCCCCGTTGTAGCGGACGGCGGTCAGGTCCACCCGGCGCTCCGCCCGCTGCGCGGCGCCCAGTTCGCCCAGCATGCGTCCGCGCAGGAAGCCGCCGATCCCGAACAGCCGGATCTCCTTGGCGGCCTGCTGGTCGAGCATCAGCAGCTGGTAGAACACCCGGCGGCGATCCGCGGGTGCCGTCTCCCAGAGCAGGCGTGCGCGGTGACGGCTGAGCCGGAGCTGGATGACCAGTTCGGGCACGGCGGCGGCGGCCACGACGGCGGCCAGGACCGGGCTGAGCGTGGCGAGCGCGCCGAGGAGCCCGGCGATGGTGATACCGCCGCGCACCACCCCGAGCGCCGACTCGGTGACGAGCTGCGGGGTGGTCTGGGCGGACTGCTGGGCCATCTGGAGCCGGTCGTGGAACCCCGGGTTCTCCAGCCTGGTCAGCCCCTGCATGCGGCACACCGCGGTGAACAGTTCGTCGCTGGTGTTCCACGCGATGCGGCGCCGCTGTTCTGCCTGGGCGTACCCGGACAGGTGAGGCAGCAGCGCGGTCAGGGCCCCGAGCACGGCCAGCACGGCGGCCGGCAGTGCCGTCGACGGACCCGGCCCGCTGGTCAGGCGGTCGATCAGGACCTTGGTGAGCCACGCGATCGCGACGGGGAGGGCGCCGTTCAGGACCGCCACGGCGAGCTGGGACAGGGCGAGCGCCGGCCCGCCCCGCCAGACGAGCCCCAGGGTGAGCCGCAGCGGCCCGAGTCGTGACCTCACCCCGGTCAGGCCCGGGACGGCGCGGCCGGCAGCCGCTCCGGCTCATGACCGCGGGCGTCGACGGTGGTGTCCGGGCCGACGAGGAAGAACGAGGGGAAACCCGCGATCGCGAACGCGGTCGAAATCGCTCCTCCCTCGCTCTCCACCACCACGCTCACCTCGTCCGCCAGCGCGGCGAGCAGGTTCGCGGGGTCCTCACCGTGGACGACGACCACCGCCAGGGTCCGTACGCCGTCGGCGGCGGCGTCGCGGGCGGCCGCGACGAAGGCGGGCGCCTTGGGCAGGCAGTGCCGGCAGTCGGTGCTGAAGAACCCGACGAGGGTGCGCTCGCCGGCGAAGTCGGCCGAGCCGACCTTCGCGTCCGCGACCGTGACCGCGGAGAAGGGGGGAACCTCGGCGCCCACGGCGAGTCCGAGCTCGGGAACTTCCCCGCCGAGGGACGACTCCTTGCCGAGCGTTCGCAGTTTCCGGATGATCGCCGTGGTGAGGAGCAGGTTCACCAGGACGAGCCCGCCGAGGAGGACGACGGCGGCGACCAGGACGGCCATGGGGCGTTCCCTTCTGTAGGGGGCGGGCGCTACGGGGTCAGCGGACGAGGTGGACCAGGTCGTCGAGGAGCACGACGGCGCCGACGGCGACCGAGGCCCCGAGCAGGCAGAGCGCGGCGGCGGGCGGCGCGACGGGCGTCCCGTCCGCCGCGGACGTCATGACGGCTCCGGCGACGGCGCAAGCGACGAGCACGGCGTTGCGGGCCACGTGCCGGCGGCCGATCGGCTCGTCCGAGCCGCCGAAGCATCGGCACGGTCCGGTCGTTCCCCGCCGCAGCGCCGTCATCAGGACCACGGCGAACCCGAGGAGCAGGCCTCCCGCGAGCAGGAGGCCCGCCCTGCCGTCGCCGTCGAGGCCGGGCGCCGCCAGCATGACGACGGTCCCGGCCTCCACGGTGACGACGACCACGGCGGCGGGCGCCCCGAGAGGCACGGGAAGGCCGCCGAGTCGCCGTACCGCCATGGTGAATTCACCGAAAGCCCGCCGCGTCCGCAGCTTCGTCAGGACGGAGACCAGGGAGACCCCCGTCAGCACGAGCCGCAGAGTCAACACGGCATAGACCATGGATCTGTTGCCTGCCTCAGCAACGACCGAGGTTCGTCCAGGGGCCGGAGCAGCTGCCATAGCTGCCGTACTTCACGCAGATGCTGCCGGTCGGGTTGGGGTAGCAGTTCTTGACGCAGTAGTTGCCCTGCCAGCCGACGTAGTAGCAGGTGTCGGCCCGGGCCTCGGCGCCGGGGAGGAGCCTTTCGAGCAGCCGGTCTCCCAGGCGGTGCAGAGTGCGGATCATGCGATGTCCCTTCGCTGGGTTCGGGCGTGGTAGGCCGCCCGCTCTGCGAGGATGCGCGGCGCCGCCTGCGCCGTGGTTGCGGCCGGTTGCGCGATGGGCCGCAGGCGTCGCGCTACCGCGGCGCTACCGGATCCGTCGAGAATCGCGATCGCCCAACGAGGCCGAAGGGGGATCATGCGATATCTCGTCATTCTGCTGTCGCTGGCCGCGGCGGCGGGGATCGCCGCGGCCCGGCGCCGCTTCGTCGTCGTACGGGTGGCCGGGACGAGCATGGTTCCG harbors:
- a CDS encoding carbohydrate ABC transporter permease encodes the protein MVSEGHSDVRGGRAAGRRSWAGWQFVAPFMAVFALVFLAPIAYSLYLSLFRTRLIGGTSFVGADNYVRVLRDPQFWSAFGRVALFLVVQVPIMLFLALLVALAIDSGRLYGSAFFRISVFLPYAVPAVVATLMWGFMYGTRFGLIGNINEAFGLSLPDPLSPDLILASVGNIVTWEFVGYNMLILYSALRVVSPSLYEAAALDGAGQFRIIWAIKLPALRGALLIATIFSIIGSFQLFNEPSILKTIVPNSIITYFTPNYYAYSLSFQGQQFNYSATVAIVMGIITMIVAYLVQLRGMRKAV
- a CDS encoding carbohydrate ABC transporter permease, whose translation is MATSTPTAGRSKTIAARGPLVVRRRRSPRGRRSATLTVLTALVLVYTLLPLVWLAINATKTQEGLLGSFGLWFAGDFALFDNIAATFAYGDGIFVRWLLNTLLYVVAGAGGATLLAALGGYGLAKFDFPGRKAVFAVVIGAVAVPGTALAVPTFLMFSKMGLTDTPWAIIIPSLVSPFGLYLMWTFATDAVPEEILESARVDGSGEFRTFFRISLPLLAPGLVTVLLFNVVATWNNYFLPLIMLKDPGWYPLTVGLKSWNQQALTAGGEAVFNLVITGSLLTIVPLIAAFLLLQRYWQSGLAAGSVKE
- a CDS encoding ABC transporter substrate-binding protein is translated as MAITRRRALLLGAALTVSLTAGACGSSDSSGGSGSAGDAAAPAASAAVSGADIEKALDTGGSITVWAWEPTLKQVVEDFQAKYPKVKVNLVNAGTGNDQYTALQNAVKAGSGVPDVAQVEYYALPQFALAKSVADLGALGAGTLDGTFTPGPWSSVHVGDGIYGLPMDSGPMALFYNKEVFDKYDLEVPATWDEFAAAAEKLHRANPKAYITNDAGDAGFTTSMIWQAGGKPYTVDGTTVGIDFTEPGTRKFTALWQKLIDGKLLAPVTSWSDEWYKGLGDGTIAGLVIGAWMPANLESGVKAGEGKWQVAPMPQWEAGGRATAENGGSSLAIPEAGPNKALAYAFLKYATVDEGVRARVDGGAFPATTAQLQDPRFQDKEFPYFGGQKVNKVLAESASQVVGGWSYLPFQVYANSIFNDTAGKAYTSSTTLQDGLKAWQDASLTYGEEQGFTIKQ
- a CDS encoding beta-galactosidase, translating into MHSDHGHRWLRWPSEPGRARMAFGADYNPEQWPREIWDEDMRAMRAAGVNIVSLAIFSWARIQPGEDVWDFDWLDEAMDLLHANGIAVDLATATASPPPWLTAGHPEILPVDRHGHTVWPGARQHWRPTSPVFRTHALRLTRALAERYGGHPALAAWHVSNELGCHNVYDFSDDAAAAFREWLRARYGTLDELNRAWATSFWSQRYSDWSQILPPRLAASFPNPTQQLDFTRFSSDALKDHLRAERDILRELTPDVPVTTNFMVMGETKGMDYADWAGEVDFVSNDHYLLTGAQARDELSFSANLTGSLAGGRPWYLMEHATSAVNWQPVNLAKRPGGLARDSLTHVAYGADAVCFFQWRQSAGGAEKYHSAMVPHAGTDSEVFRSVAGLGATLAALAPVAGTRRRRADVAIVFDWDSWWASELDSHPTSLLRYRQEALDWYTALLDAGVRVDVVDVDDDLSGYRLLVAPILHVVPAALARRLEDCVASGGHLVTTYFSGIVDEHDHVWLGGYPGALRDLLGIRIEEFGPLPDGDSVDLDLGVSGTLWTDRIDLAGPATEVLATYKTGDHAGRPAITTRRTGAGSASYVSTRLGPEGLGAVLPRLLDTAEVSSELPPEARGLVDLAVRTDGTDDYWFLVNRTDGHVDVSAVPGDPLHGPALATDTTLAPRQVRILRRARDQRDRR
- a CDS encoding maltokinase N-terminal cap-like domain-containing protein, which produces MAVIHHTTLTPGKLELLTSWLPGRAWYQAPGRRPELTKAGGFRLDDPEGEVGMEFMVVNDAAGDRPVSYHVPLTYRGAPLEGAEHALIGTGEHGVLGRRWIYDGTHDPVLLAQLLAVFRGDAKPQHQNESDTPDPTVTRSVTGSPAWGSMLSATTDDGPHGTDVVVRTAADGGPGERLVMRVTRVLRPGAQDAAGARGHITAGWRLPDDAEARAVFAVVGEV
- a CDS encoding ABC transporter ATP-binding protein, which gives rise to MRSRLGPLRLTLGLVWRGGPALALSQLAVAVLNGALPVAIAWLTKVLIDRLTSGPGPSTALPAAVLAVLGALTALLPHLSGYAQAEQRRRIAWNTSDELFTAVCRMQGLTRLENPGFHDRLQMAQQSAQTTPQLVTESALGVVRGGITIAGLLGALATLSPVLAAVVAAAAVPELVIQLRLSRHRARLLWETAPADRRRVFYQLLMLDQQAAKEIRLFGIGGFLRGRMLGELGAAQRAERRVDLTAVRYNGAMTALSAVIAGAALIVLVARIEAGGAGIGDLAVLTAAVAGTQSSLSGVVTQLAQLNEALVLAGHYAHVVAVGPDLPEPVAGGDVTPLRHGVELRDVWFRYDPGHPWVLRGLNLTIPYGRSVALVGLNGAGKSTIVKLLCRLYDPGRGSVRWDGTDLRDLRVDDLRRRIGAVFQDYMAYDLTAAENVAVGDIGSLDRPERIHEAARRADVHDTLARLPRGYDTLLSRFFAAEQDGDPGQGVLLSGGQWQRVALARALLRADTADLLILDEPSSGLDPEAEYAVHQRLRGYRSGRTSLLISHRLNTVRDADHIVVLADGRTAEEGTHDELMALGGRYARLFTRQAADFQLAQPR
- a CDS encoding TlpA family protein disulfide reductase, which codes for MAVLVAAVVLLGGLVLVNLLLTTAIIRKLRTLGKESSLGGEVPELGLAVGAEVPPFSAVTVADAKVGSADFAGERTLVGFFSTDCRHCLPKAPAFVAAARDAAADGVRTLAVVVVHGEDPANLLAALADEVSVVVESEGGAISTAFAIAGFPSFFLVGPDTTVDARGHEPERLPAAPSRA
- a CDS encoding MauE/DoxX family redox-associated membrane protein, whose product is MLTLRLVLTGVSLVSVLTKLRTRRAFGEFTMAVRRLGGLPVPLGAPAAVVVVTVEAGTVVMLAAPGLDGDGRAGLLLAGGLLLGFAVVLMTALRRGTTGPCRCFGGSDEPIGRRHVARNAVLVACAVAGAVMTSAADGTPVAPPAAALCLLGASVAVGAVVLLDDLVHLVR